Proteins found in one Oncorhynchus mykiss isolate Arlee chromosome 17, USDA_OmykA_1.1, whole genome shotgun sequence genomic segment:
- the LOC100136222 gene encoding CD8 beta precursor (The RefSeq protein has 6 substitutions, 1 non-frameshifting indel compared to this genomic sequence) yields the protein MTPLALVWTTVCLWKTVYSLTPTESHFVQYPPINNTEVVSCECSSRSCQTVFWFRTHHSNSGFQFLLSLNNAGRVTYGPGVDEHGFKASKRDMGSKVVFTLRIIKIKAEDAGLYSCMLQNQKENELWRPGVLLRPGETRPTLTPVTKPKPPGIPTGRCTKRNYQTPEGCGYKVLWPLVGVLLTLAVALIYTLYYFSRLPKKCRHQFAKKRPMR from the exons ATGACCCCGTTGGCACTGGTATGGACAACGGTGTGCTTGTGGAAAACAG TGTACAGCCTGACACCAACCGAGTCCCACTTTGTCCAGTATCCCCCAATCAACAACACAGAGGTCGTCAGCTGTGAGTGTTCCAGCCGCTCCTGCCAGACAGTCTTTTGGTTCCGCACACACCACAACAACTCCGGCTTCCAGTTCCTTCTCAGCCTCAACAATGCTGAGCGGGCCATCTTCGGACCCGGGGTGGATGAACACGGGTTCAAGGCCAGTAAAAGGGACATGGGGAGCAAGGTGGTTTTCACACTGCGCATCATTAAAATAAAGGCAGAGGACGCAGGGTTGTACTCCTGTATGCTCCAGAACCAGAAAGAGAACGAGTTGTGGAGGCCAGGAGTTCTTCTCAGACCCGGAG AAACTCGCCCAACATTAACCCCTGTCACGAAGCCCAAGCCCAAGCCCCCAGGAATCCCAACCGGCCGTTGCACCAAAAGGAACTATCAAACCCCAGAAG GCTGTGGCTACAAAGTTCTGTGGCCGTTGGTCGGAGTACTCCTCACCCTGGCTGTGGCTTTGATCTACACACTGTACTACTTCAGCC GACTACCCAAAAAGTGTCGACATCAGTTTGCCAA GAAAAGACCAATGAAGTAA
- the LOC100136674 gene encoding calpastatin (The RefSeq protein has 1 substitution compared to this genomic sequence), which translates to MSLDALSALGDTLAAPEPAPEPPKIRPEDIVTEGKLTEMEAVLVGERDDTLPPEYRFTEDKGKDLPPPKIEPSMDSGEALDILSGDFMSSSVAPTVQAPVLCPPARPTQATDDFALDALAGEFVTPAVAPAVKSAANRQLSTGTVDALDALSDTLVNMTPIPEPVPVSVRDIVKEKKIMEEKLIKMGERDVSLPAEYRHTEKDLKAKAEAKTQADVRPKQPSMDDSSALDLLSSDFSSSPCPTATTKQTQPSLESNSKSRSKSKKQQEENPSAKDHLSGKMSSDVVPGSKNKGGKS; encoded by the exons ATGTCCCTGGATGCTCTCAGTGCTCTGGGAGACACTCTGGCTGCTCCAGAACCAGCGCCTGAACCTCCCAAGATCAGACCTGAGGACATTGTCACG GAGGGCAAACTGACAGAGATGGAAGCTGTGCTTGTGGGTGAAAGGGATGACACTCTCCCACCAGAGTACAGGTTCACAGAGGACAAAGGCAAAGACCTGCCTCCTCCCAAGATAGAG ccctccATGGACTCAGGTGAGGCTCTGGACATCCTGTCAGGTGACTTCATGTCTTCCTCTGTGGCTCCAACTGTCCAGGCTCCTGTCCTCTGCCCCCCAGCTCGCCCAACACAG GCCACAGATGACTTTGCCTTGGATGCCCTGGCAGGGGAATTTGTAACTCCAGCTGTTGCCCCTGCAGTCAAATCTGCTGCTAACCGCCAg ctgtctaCAGGGACGGTAGATGCTCTGGATGCCTTGTCAGACACCTTAGTGAACATGACTCCTATCCCAGAGCCCGTTCCTGTCTCTGTCAGGGACATCGTCAAG GAGAAGAAGATCATGGAGGAGAAGCTTAtcaagatgggggagagagatgtcAGCCTTCCAGCTGAGTACCGGCACACAGAGAAAGACCTTAAG GCAAAGGCAGAGGCCAAAACCCAGGCGGATGTTAGGCCCAAGCAG CCATCTATGGATGACAGCAGTGCCCTCGACCTCTTGTCTAGCGACTTCTCTTCCTCACCTTGTCCTGCTGCAACAACAAAGCAGACACAGCCCAGTCTGGAG AGTAACAGCAAGTCAAGGTCTAAGTCAAAG AAACAACAGGAGGAGAACCCATCAGCCAAAGACCACCTGTCTGGAAAGATGAGTTCAGATGTAGTGCCAGGATCCAAAAATAAGGGTGGCAAGAGCTAG